The nucleotide window ATCCATTTCTGGCATCATTAAATCAGTAATAATTAGTCCTGGAGTATTCACTTGGAGCAGTTCTAATGCTTTACGCCCGTTTTCGGCTTGAATAACTTGCCAGCCTTCTTTTTCAAGTTGACGACCGATCATCTGGCTGGTGACTTTATTATCTTCTACCATCATCACAGCCTTAAAAGATTGTGCTGCATGGTATTTATGCAACATTGCCATCAAACGCTCGCGATCAACAGGTTTAAGAAGATAATCAGAAGCGCCCAGACTATAGCCTAAATTTTTGTCATCGACAATAGTTGTCATAATGACTGGAATATTAGCGACTTGAGGATCGGCTTTCAGCGAGGCTAACACTGTCCAACCATCCATACCAGGCATCATTACATCAAGAATAATTGCATCAGGTCTTATTTCTTTAGCTAGTGATAAGCCAGTAGCGCCACTACTTGCGGCGATCGTCTGAAAACCCTCTTTATTGAGGTAGCGTTGGATCAAGTCTTTAATGGTTTGATCGTCATCAATCACAAGGATGGTGGTTAATTGGCAAGAAGAAGATTCCGCGATCGCAATTTTTTCAGTCGCTGCATCGCTAAAAGATTCAGGAATTTTAGTTGGTAACTCGATGATAAAGGTAGAGCCTTCACTTGGTGTACTACTTACGCTGATATCACCTTCCATTAGCTGACAAAATCTTTTAGTAATTGCTAGTCCTAAACCAGTTCCACCATATTTACGCGTTGTCGAAGCATCTGCTTGCGTAAAAGCTTGAAAGATTTTTTGTTGTTGTTCTAGAGTTAAGCCAATACCTGTATCTTTGACTTGAAAGCGAATCCAACCTTGGTTATCTTTTGTGTAGCGATTAACTGTCAGGACGATTTTGCCTTTCTCTGTAAATTTACAAGCATTACTGAGAAGATTAAATAAACTTTGACGCACCTTTGTGAGATCGGCATACATTGTACCTGCGCATTCAGGACAATTGACAATTAGAGCATTGTGATTTTTTTCAGCCAAAGGAGCGATCGTATTGATAACTTCATTAACAAGTGTCGTGATTTCAAAAGTTTCTTGATAAAGTTCCATCCGACCAGCCTCAATTTTAGACAAGTCAAGAATGTCGTTAATCAGGGACAATAAATGTTTACCTGCATTATGAATTTTGCGCAAGTCTGGGATAAATTCTTCTTGCTCCAAATCTTGTGCTTCTTCTTGCAACATTTCGCTGTAGCCAATGATTGCATTTAAGGGAGTCCGCAATTCATGGCTCATATTTGCTAAGAATTCACTTTTAGAACGATTAGCAGCATCAGCAGTTTCTTTAGCTTCTTTCAGTTCAGCAGTTCTTTCTTCAACCCGCAATTCTAGTTCTTCGTTAGTCTTTGCTAGCTTCTGAAAAGATTCTCGTAACTGCTGTGCCATTTTGTTAAATAGGTAGGCTAAATGACCTAATTCATCTTGCCGAGATACATCTAGCTCAACGTTTAATTCACCTGCTGTAATAGTTTCAGTTGCCTCCATCATGTGAGTCAAGGGTTCAGAAATCTGCCGGCGTAAAATTAGAAAAATGATCGCAATTTCAATGGCTAGTGAGATAAGTCCTAAAAAAAGAATGAGCCGAGCACTAGAGAAGGCTTGCTGTTGAAGGAGACTTTTAGGATAAACTGTGACTAAATACCAATTAGGACCATCAATTTTAGTCACGGCTAAGTATTGATTATCCCTGTAATCATCAACAATGACTTGATTAGCTTGCTTATGCTTTACTAGTTTAAAAATATTATGTAAGTTAGTATTACCTGAATGCGAAATGTTAAATTTTCCTTCTCCATCTTGAATTTCTTGCATAAAGTCAGGATGTGCTATCAAACGCCCATCTTCGCGAAAGATTATATTGTATGTTCCTTTTAAAGCATCTTGAATCGCGCGATCGCGTAATTCATCAATCAGAATATCGTGTCCAATTGTTGCAATGTGCTTACCATTTATATCTACTGGTGTAACGCAGGAAGCCATCCATCGCTTTGCAACTTTGTCGTAATATATACCAGACCAAACAGTTTGACGCTCTGGATTTTGGATTTTGTTAGTAATATAAAAAGACTCATCATCAGTAACTCGAAATGATTTATCTGAAGGAGCACTCTGTGTCCAAGCATAACTAGGCATATAAATAGCAATTCCGTTTTCTGGAATTTGCATATAAGTGTTCACAAAGCGGTTGCGCCATGCAGGACCATAAGCACTAAGTAGCTCAAAGTAAGCAACCACACGACGGCGTATGTCAGCGTCGATATGAACATTGCTACCTAAGAACACTCCAGGAATCTTCTGTAGTTCAAAATTTTCAGGACGGTTGCGAGTAGTGCCATCAGGCATTTTGATAAATAGCTGTTCAAACTTGCTTTGAGGATCTTGTGTTTTCTCCTGAAATGTTTCCAAAAGAGCTTGTTTGAGTATGACGTGATTATCTTCTGCCAAGCTAAAAATAGCTTCTTCTCTTTGTGCTCGCGAGAGAGCATACTTTTCAATTTGTGTTAGAGTCTGTGCTGTAATACGCGAAATCAACTGAAAGTATCCTACCCCAGTTGAGGCAACAATGACTGCGCCAATACTAAGTGCTGTTTTGATGAGAGTTTTGCGCGTTAATGAGCCTGTATACTTACTTTGATGAGAACTATCCCTCCCAGATGCACAAACAGGGGTTTTTACTTTATTTATCCGATTTGCGTTCATTCACTAACTCTTGGACTTGCTTGGGTGTTGTTTGGAGCAATCTACTAAGCCTGCTAACCTAGCAATTAGGTTCAATTCAGTTAGAAGTCATAGAATCTCATCAGGGCAAGCTTAGTCGTACGTTATTAGTTTGCCCAAACCTTATTGCTAAACTCACCCTGATGAATAATCTGAGAGTAATAATTTTTATTGAATTTTCGTCAGTCTATCTAGACTGAGATCAAGCCTCCTGAGTGAGTAGTTAAGAGTTGCGACTTGAGGGAACCACGATACTTGAGTAAGTGTGAAAAGTTATTAAGCAGTAACTCATCATCTACAGGAGGACACGTTAGATTGCTAGCAAAAGTGTTTAAGGTTTCTTGTGAATCAAAGTAAAACGCTCCCAATAGTTTTTGAACTAAGTACTGATTAGCAAAAAGACCTGCTAAGGGGGTTATGGTATTGTCTGAGGTCTGAGCAGCAAGCTTGAGTAGCTGAGAATACCAAGTAGTGTAAGAGTCTAAGTAAATTGAGTGACCCATCTTATTCAGCCATTTAATAAGTTGCTTCCACTCGATTGGTTCTGGATTGACTAGATGAAAAGCTTGAGTACAGGGTTCTTGCTTCTGTGACAGTAAAACAATTGCTTGACTGACATAATCTACTGGTACAAGATTCAACATTGCGTCTATGTCAGGAGCAACTCCCATCTCCAGACAACCCTTAAGCATTAAGGTAATGAATCCATCAGTTAGGCAAATGCCTGTTTTGCTATCTCCAACAATATTACTTGGTCGGTAGATGGAAATAGGTAAGCCTCTAGAAGCAGCTTCCATCAATAATTTCTCAGCCATGTACTTAGTTTGGGCATAGCCGTTACCAAGAGAAGTTGTTGGACCTGCAACATCTTCTTCTTTGATTGTTCTGAGCGTAGGGCTGCTAGTGGCAGAAAAAACGTCGATTGTTGAAATAAAATGTACTGGTTTAGTTTTAGTTTGGCTTGCTAAGCGTAAAATCTCTTGAGTACCTAAAACGTTAGCAGCTTTCAAAGCTGAGTAAGGATATGCTACGTTAACCCAAGCTCCACAATGGTAGATTAAATCAATTTTTTCTGCTAGTCGAGCAAACTGTTCAGGTTTGATGCCTAGATAAGGCTGACTCAAATCACCTAGAACAGGTATAATTCTTGTACTTAAGCGATCGCTCCAGAGTCCGTAACGCTTTAAAGCATTTTGAATTTTTGCCCGAACTTCCTCAATGCTACTGGCGCGAACAAGACAGTAGATGTCTGCACGAGTTTGCTGCAATAACTCATAAAGCAGATAAGCACCTAGAGTACCAGTAGCACCCGTTAGAAAAATTTCGGGAATAGGTTCAGTTAAGATATTTTCAGGATAAATAGCAGAATCTAGCTCTACTTCTGTTTCCTCATTATTAGTTAATTGAGCAACATCTGCATGACAAAGTGACTCAATATTTTGAGCCATTCCCGCGATAGTTGGCATTTCTAAAAAACTTGCAAGGGGTAGCTTGATGTGAAAAATTTCATTAACCTGATGAACAAGTTGAATTGCCAGCAGGGAATGCCCGCCTAGTTCGCAGAAGTTGTCATAGATACTGGGTTGATCTACTCCAAGTAGTTGACTCCAAAGCTCAGCTAATTGTGTTTCTCTAGAGTTACGGGGTGCCACATAAATTCCCTGTTCCATACAAGTCCACTTAGGGATAGGTAGTGCACGACGATCAATCTTGCCGTTGAGAGTGAGTGGTAATTCTTCCAAAAAGACAAATGCTGCAGGAATCATAAAGTCAGGCAACTCCAGCTTAAGAAAATCACGCAAATCGCGGATCATCAAATTTTGTCGTATTGGTTCTGAGGTAGAATTCGGAACTACATAGGCAACTAATCGTTTGTCGTTTGTAGAAACCTCACGGGCAACTACTACTATCTGACTTACTTTGGGATGTTTTACTAAGACTGACTCAATCTCTCCTAATTCAATACGAAAGCCGCGAATTTTAACCTGGTGATCGATACGTCCTAAGTATTTGAGATTACCGTCAGGTAAACGAATTGCTAAATCTCCAGTTTTGTAGAGTCGCGAACCTGGCTCGTTGCTGAAAGGATTGGGAATAAATTTCTCATCGGTCAAATCTGGACGATTGAGATAGCCTCTAGCTAAACCTGCCCCAGCAATATAAATTTCACCCTCCATTCCATCTGATACAGGTTTGAGTTGGGAGTCTAGCAGACAAATTTGAGTGTTGGAAATTGGACGACCGATTGAAGGAGTTTCGGTGGCACCTTTTTGCATTAAAGCAACTGTGGAGTAGGTAGTGTCTTCAGAGGGACCATAAAGGTTACATACTTGATGAACATGATCTAGCTGATAAAGTTGCTGTACTAAGCTATTTTGTAGCGGCTCTCCAGCAAGGTTGATCGTCTCAACAGAGGCAGGAATTCCCTTCATCCGAAGTAAGGTAGCGATCGCTGAAGGTACTGTATTAATTAAAGTGACTTTTTGTGCTGCTGGTAGATCTGGTAATTGCAAGGCATTTTGTGCCAAGATTACCGTTCCTCCACAACTTAAAGTAACAAACAATTCAAAAATTGATAGGTCAAAGCAAAGTGAAGTAGAAGCTAACACTCCTTGTAGCTGCTTAGCGCTAAACCATTCTTGTGCCCAATCTATGAAAGCTACTGTGTTACGATGTTCAATTGCTACTCCTTTTGGTTTACCTGTCGAACCTGATGTGTAAATGACATATGCAAGGTTGTGAGATTCGACCCCACTAAAAGGGTTATTTTCACTTTGTTGGGCAATTTTTTCCCAATCTGCGTCTATGTAGAGCGAATGTCCTTGATGTAAAGGAAGCGAGCGTGCTAATTTTTGTTGTGTCAGTAAAATAGGAATCTGAGTATCTTCAATAGTAAATGCTAGGCGATCTTTAGGATATGCAGGATCGAGAGGAACGTAGGCACCACCAGATTTGAGAATACCGAGTAGGGCAATAATCATCTCTATAGAGCGTTCAACGCAAACTCCTACTAAAACATCTGGTTTGACTCCTAATGATTTGAGGTAGTGAGCTAGTTGATTTGCTTTTTCGTTGAGTTCGCGGTAAGTTAATTGTTGATCTTGAAAAATAACAGCGATCGCATCGGGTGTTTTTGCTACTTGAATTTCTACGAGTTCGTGGATTAAAACGCCTTGATTAGAAAATGAGTTGTTTGACATTGTAATTTGCTTATTAATGTAAATAGTTAAATAGCTAGTAGAAATCTAGCCTCGAGTCAGGCTAAAGCTGTGTGTCGTAAAAAGACACAATAAGGTGATATGAAACCGATCAATCCTTAAGGTGTAAGGTTAGTAGGTAACGTCTGCAAGAACAAAGCGATCGCGTCCTTGAGTTTTTGCTTGATACAGTGCTTTATCTGCTTTTGCCATCAATGCAACAGGTTCGCTGTCTGATGTCGGAATTGTGCTCGCAATTCCCAAACTCATCGTCACATAATCACTGATTACTGAGCCAGCATGGACAAGCTGAGAGTTTCTTAGTTGCATTTGAATCTTTTGGGCTACTTTAATTGCACCTTCAGCCTCAGTGTTGGGTAAGATGACTGCAAACTCTTCTCCGCCATACCGAGCAACTAAATCTCCAGGGCGCTCAAGCGTAGCACTAATGATTTGAGCTACTTGTTTTAAACAA belongs to Gloeocapsopsis sp. IPPAS B-1203 and includes:
- a CDS encoding response regulator, coding for MNANRINKVKTPVCASGRDSSHQSKYTGSLTRKTLIKTALSIGAVIVASTGVGYFQLISRITAQTLTQIEKYALSRAQREEAIFSLAEDNHVILKQALLETFQEKTQDPQSKFEQLFIKMPDGTTRNRPENFELQKIPGVFLGSNVHIDADIRRRVVAYFELLSAYGPAWRNRFVNTYMQIPENGIAIYMPSYAWTQSAPSDKSFRVTDDESFYITNKIQNPERQTVWSGIYYDKVAKRWMASCVTPVDINGKHIATIGHDILIDELRDRAIQDALKGTYNIIFREDGRLIAHPDFMQEIQDGEGKFNISHSGNTNLHNIFKLVKHKQANQVIVDDYRDNQYLAVTKIDGPNWYLVTVYPKSLLQQQAFSSARLILFLGLISLAIEIAIIFLILRRQISEPLTHMMEATETITAGELNVELDVSRQDELGHLAYLFNKMAQQLRESFQKLAKTNEELELRVEERTAELKEAKETADAANRSKSEFLANMSHELRTPLNAIIGYSEMLQEEAQDLEQEEFIPDLRKIHNAGKHLLSLINDILDLSKIEAGRMELYQETFEITTLVNEVINTIAPLAEKNHNALIVNCPECAGTMYADLTKVRQSLFNLLSNACKFTEKGKIVLTVNRYTKDNQGWIRFQVKDTGIGLTLEQQQKIFQAFTQADASTTRKYGGTGLGLAITKRFCQLMEGDISVSSTPSEGSTFIIELPTKIPESFSDAATEKIAIAESSSCQLTTILVIDDDQTIKDLIQRYLNKEGFQTIAASSGATGLSLAKEIRPDAIILDVMMPGMDGWTVLASLKADPQVANIPVIMTTIVDDKNLGYSLGASDYLLKPVDRERLMAMLHKYHAAQSFKAVMMVEDNKVTSQMIGRQLEKEGWQVIQAENGRKALELLQVNTPGLIITDLMMPEMDGFEFIHILRQTPQWASIPVIVITAKEVTEEQQRLQQHVYKVFEKGSYDRQALLKEVHYLLSQAVNLQKTLITTQS
- a CDS encoding amino acid adenylation domain-containing protein — its product is MSNNSFSNQGVLIHELVEIQVAKTPDAIAVIFQDQQLTYRELNEKANQLAHYLKSLGVKPDVLVGVCVERSIEMIIALLGILKSGGAYVPLDPAYPKDRLAFTIEDTQIPILLTQQKLARSLPLHQGHSLYIDADWEKIAQQSENNPFSGVESHNLAYVIYTSGSTGKPKGVAIEHRNTVAFIDWAQEWFSAKQLQGVLASTSLCFDLSIFELFVTLSCGGTVILAQNALQLPDLPAAQKVTLINTVPSAIATLLRMKGIPASVETINLAGEPLQNSLVQQLYQLDHVHQVCNLYGPSEDTTYSTVALMQKGATETPSIGRPISNTQICLLDSQLKPVSDGMEGEIYIAGAGLARGYLNRPDLTDEKFIPNPFSNEPGSRLYKTGDLAIRLPDGNLKYLGRIDHQVKIRGFRIELGEIESVLVKHPKVSQIVVVAREVSTNDKRLVAYVVPNSTSEPIRQNLMIRDLRDFLKLELPDFMIPAAFVFLEELPLTLNGKIDRRALPIPKWTCMEQGIYVAPRNSRETQLAELWSQLLGVDQPSIYDNFCELGGHSLLAIQLVHQVNEIFHIKLPLASFLEMPTIAGMAQNIESLCHADVAQLTNNEETEVELDSAIYPENILTEPIPEIFLTGATGTLGAYLLYELLQQTRADIYCLVRASSIEEVRAKIQNALKRYGLWSDRLSTRIIPVLGDLSQPYLGIKPEQFARLAEKIDLIYHCGAWVNVAYPYSALKAANVLGTQEILRLASQTKTKPVHFISTIDVFSATSSPTLRTIKEEDVAGPTTSLGNGYAQTKYMAEKLLMEAASRGLPISIYRPSNIVGDSKTGICLTDGFITLMLKGCLEMGVAPDIDAMLNLVPVDYVSQAIVLLSQKQEPCTQAFHLVNPEPIEWKQLIKWLNKMGHSIYLDSYTTWYSQLLKLAAQTSDNTITPLAGLFANQYLVQKLLGAFYFDSQETLNTFASNLTCPPVDDELLLNNFSHLLKYRGSLKSQLLTTHSGGLISV